Proteins from a single region of Aquirhabdus parva:
- the glyS gene encoding glycine--tRNA ligase subunit beta codes for MSLHTVLFELGCEELPPKSLKTLRDALLSEVTTRLQSAGLPYAKINAYAAPRRLAILIEGIEGHQPDRVEERRGPSVAGAFKPDGTPTPAAIGFAKGAGIEVSDLIRIPTDKGEWLVHRKTVTGQSLDDLLPALLQESLNALPIAKRMRSAASRTEFVRPVQWVVLMKDATIIPATIQDFASSNQTYGHRFHAPAAITLSSAGDYLAALRNAYVVADFDERQQLIDTQVKKLADEVNAEALVPADLRDEVTGLVEWPVALRATFESRFLHVPQEALISTMQDNQKYFCLVDSNGKLQPYFITVSNIESKDPTQITLGNEKVVRPRLTDAEFFFKQDQKQPLAARQEKLANRIFQAQLGTLWDKTERIATLAAYIAGQIGGNVEHTIQAAKLSKCDLASEMVGEFPELQGIAGSYYAALEGAPSDVSTAIREQYLPKFAGDVLPQTLTGVSIALADRLDTLAGIFGINQPPTGNKDPFGLRRVAIGILRILIEKRLTLSLTDLVEQAVTNYATRIENPSKTIQDAKAFLESRYRSMYEDQGIEVDVIQAVQALNPVSPLDFDQRIRAVQNFRALPEATALAAANKRVANILAKETVSLGAIDTALLVEPAEKTLYETLEALEPKVHPLLAQSDYTPALSQLAALRTPIDAFFESVMVNADDAALRLNRLRLLTRLRALFLSVADVSLLQG; via the coding sequence ATGAGTCTGCACACTGTACTCTTTGAATTAGGCTGTGAAGAACTCCCGCCAAAAAGCTTAAAAACACTGCGTGATGCCTTACTGAGTGAAGTCACAACACGACTGCAAAGTGCAGGTTTACCGTATGCCAAGATCAATGCCTACGCCGCGCCACGTCGCCTTGCGATTTTGATTGAAGGCATCGAAGGTCATCAACCCGATCGTGTTGAAGAGCGTCGCGGTCCATCGGTTGCTGGTGCGTTTAAGCCTGATGGCACGCCTACCCCTGCGGCTATTGGCTTTGCTAAGGGTGCTGGGATCGAAGTATCAGATCTCATTCGTATCCCTACCGATAAAGGCGAATGGCTGGTTCATCGCAAAACCGTAACAGGTCAATCACTTGACGATTTATTGCCTGCACTCTTGCAGGAGTCACTGAATGCATTGCCGATTGCCAAACGCATGCGCTCTGCGGCAAGTCGTACCGAATTCGTTCGCCCCGTACAGTGGGTCGTCCTGATGAAAGATGCGACGATCATTCCTGCCACCATCCAGGACTTTGCAAGTAGCAATCAAACTTATGGTCACCGCTTCCATGCACCTGCGGCAATCACGTTGTCATCTGCTGGAGACTATTTGGCAGCGCTGCGCAATGCCTATGTCGTTGCGGACTTTGATGAGCGTCAACAACTGATTGACACTCAAGTTAAAAAACTGGCCGATGAAGTCAATGCCGAGGCGCTCGTGCCTGCGGATTTGCGTGATGAAGTCACAGGTCTGGTCGAATGGCCTGTCGCCTTGCGTGCCACGTTTGAATCCCGCTTCCTGCATGTGCCACAAGAAGCCTTGATTTCTACCATGCAGGATAATCAGAAGTACTTCTGTCTGGTCGATAGCAACGGCAAGCTACAGCCTTACTTCATTACGGTATCAAACATTGAAAGTAAAGACCCAACGCAAATCACGCTGGGAAATGAAAAAGTGGTTCGCCCACGCCTGACCGATGCAGAGTTTTTCTTTAAACAAGACCAGAAGCAACCGCTTGCCGCCCGCCAAGAGAAGCTTGCAAATCGCATCTTCCAGGCACAGCTGGGCACGCTCTGGGATAAAACCGAACGCATTGCAACGCTGGCTGCGTATATCGCAGGTCAAATCGGTGGCAATGTTGAACACACGATCCAAGCGGCGAAGTTGTCGAAGTGCGACCTTGCCTCTGAAATGGTAGGTGAATTTCCTGAACTCCAAGGGATTGCAGGCAGCTACTATGCAGCACTCGAAGGCGCGCCTTCAGATGTATCGACGGCCATTCGTGAGCAATATTTACCGAAGTTTGCAGGCGACGTTTTACCGCAAACATTGACTGGCGTCAGCATTGCATTGGCTGATCGCTTGGATACCTTAGCAGGTATTTTTGGCATCAACCAACCGCCGACAGGCAACAAAGACCCGTTTGGTCTGCGCCGTGTCGCGATTGGGATCTTACGTATTCTGATTGAAAAGCGCCTGACCTTAAGCTTGACCGACCTTGTCGAACAAGCCGTCACAAACTATGCGACCCGAATCGAAAATCCATCCAAGACCATTCAAGATGCCAAAGCCTTCTTGGAAAGTCGCTATCGCTCGATGTATGAAGATCAAGGCATTGAAGTAGACGTGATTCAGGCGGTACAAGCCTTGAACCCCGTCTCACCACTCGATTTTGATCAGCGTATTCGTGCGGTACAGAATTTCCGCGCCTTGCCTGAAGCAACCGCATTGGCTGCAGCCAATAAGCGTGTAGCAAATATCTTGGCTAAAGAAACGGTAAGTTTGGGCGCAATTGATACAGCACTACTGGTTGAACCTGCTGAGAAGACGCTGTACGAGACCTTAGAGGCACTTGAACCTAAAGTGCACCCATTACTCGCCCAATCGGACTATACCCCTGCACTGTCACAATTGGCGGCTCTACGCACGCCGATTGATGCGTTCTTTGAAAGCGTGATGGTGAATGCCGATGAT
- the glyQ gene encoding glycine--tRNA ligase subunit alpha, whose product MSTATNTTKSQAISNLTFQELILALQNYWANQGCVVLQPYDLEMGAGTFHTATFLRALGPETWNAAYVQPSRRPKDGRYGENPNRLQHYYQFQVVLKPNPANIQQLYLDSLKAIGIDTLTHDIRFVEDNWESPTLGAWGLGWEVWLNGMEVTQFTYFQQVGGLECYPVTGEITYGLERLAMYLQGVDSVYDLVWTRGQFGTVTYGDVFHQNEVEQSTYNFEHANVEKLFELFDFYESESNRLMAVELPLPAYEMVIKASHTFNLLDARGAISVTERQRYILRVRGLARAIAQSYVNSRAKLGFPMAEPALRDEVLAKLAAEKASEQAQIDKAAAKAEKSK is encoded by the coding sequence ATGAGCACCGCCACGAACACCACCAAAAGCCAAGCCATTTCTAATCTCACTTTTCAAGAACTTATTCTTGCCCTGCAGAATTATTGGGCAAATCAGGGCTGTGTGGTCCTCCAGCCTTATGATTTAGAAATGGGTGCTGGTACTTTCCACACCGCAACCTTCTTGCGCGCGCTTGGTCCCGAAACGTGGAATGCGGCTTACGTACAACCCTCACGTCGTCCAAAAGATGGCCGCTATGGCGAAAACCCAAATCGCCTGCAACATTACTATCAGTTCCAAGTTGTGTTGAAACCCAATCCAGCCAACATTCAACAGCTCTATCTCGACTCGTTGAAAGCGATTGGTATCGATACGCTGACTCATGATATCCGCTTCGTTGAAGACAACTGGGAATCGCCTACACTGGGTGCTTGGGGTCTGGGTTGGGAAGTCTGGCTGAACGGTATGGAAGTCACACAGTTCACTTACTTCCAGCAAGTCGGGGGTTTGGAGTGCTACCCAGTTACGGGGGAAATCACTTACGGTCTTGAGCGTCTTGCCATGTATCTGCAAGGCGTAGACTCGGTCTACGATCTCGTCTGGACACGTGGTCAATTCGGTACTGTGACCTATGGCGACGTCTTTCATCAAAACGAAGTTGAGCAATCAACCTATAACTTTGAACACGCCAATGTCGAAAAACTCTTTGAACTCTTTGATTTTTATGAGAGTGAATCGAATCGTTTGATGGCTGTTGAATTACCACTACCCGCTTATGAGATGGTCATCAAAGCATCGCATACCTTTAACTTGCTTGATGCGCGTGGTGCAATCTCTGTGACAGAACGTCAGCGCTATATCCTGCGTGTACGTGGTCTTGCCCGTGCGATCGCACAAAGCTATGTCAACTCGCGCGCAAAGCTTGGCTTCCCAATGGCAGAGCCAGCACTACGCGATGAAGTCTTGGCAAAACTCGCAGCGGAAAAAGCCTCCGAGCAAGCACAAATTGATAAAGCAGCAGCAAAAGCGGAGAAGTCGAAATGA
- a CDS encoding M23 family metallopeptidase: MIFSYTKLFNLSVIIPILSLVSNVSAADNLPNRPDFRLPFACGSVIEIKTYVGHNPDDKKMDMYRQGMPTGSPILAAADGYVHQEFYPGGIEIRHGNGWFTTYMHMSSHVPVGTTVKRGQQIGIMGNVGSPNYHLHHEQLYAPGLTDADNQHIVNPLIQGEGPIYLNPNNPLTRTSTNCSGGTTPPTTNKYWVDTFANASGYNTPGGSVTGTLNAGTNYVYCKVWGPQVGSGTSFNHWWLKTDLDVGPANQWVSAYYLARWGNDEAKDNNGVVIPNCP, encoded by the coding sequence ATGATTTTCTCGTACACCAAGCTATTTAATCTCAGTGTCATCATTCCTATTTTATCCCTAGTATCTAATGTCTCTGCGGCAGACAATTTACCAAACCGTCCAGATTTTCGCTTGCCTTTTGCCTGCGGAAGTGTGATTGAAATCAAAACCTATGTGGGTCATAACCCTGATGACAAAAAGATGGATATGTATCGTCAGGGCATGCCCACTGGCAGCCCGATTCTTGCAGCGGCTGATGGCTATGTTCATCAAGAGTTCTATCCAGGCGGCATTGAAATCCGCCATGGCAACGGCTGGTTTACTACCTATATGCACATGAGCTCTCACGTTCCTGTAGGCACAACCGTGAAACGCGGTCAGCAGATTGGAATTATGGGCAATGTGGGCTCGCCCAATTACCACTTACATCATGAGCAACTCTACGCCCCCGGTTTAACAGATGCCGATAATCAACATATTGTGAACCCGCTGATCCAAGGTGAAGGACCGATCTATCTCAATCCGAATAACCCCTTGACAAGAACCAGTACCAATTGCAGTGGCGGAACCACACCTCCAACGACCAACAAATACTGGGTAGATACCTTTGCGAATGCTTCGGGCTACAACACGCCCGGGGGTAGCGTCACAGGTACATTGAATGCGGGAACCAATTATGTCTATTGCAAAGTGTGGGGACCACAAGTCGGCTCAGGCACAAGCTTTAATCACTGGTGGTTAAAGACAGATCTGGATGTAGGACCTGCCAATCAATGGGTCTCAGCATATTATCTCGCGCGCTGGGGCAATGATGAAGCCAAAGATAATAATGGGGTGGTGATTCCGAACTGTCCATAA
- a CDS encoding HEAT repeat domain-containing protein — MKNYNLTQLLCSSGLCFLIGAGISWFIVSAPPPTPETAIETTAMDSPKQQTPENKFHKSEQVTITHDGAPTPTPAKIIDPTAQQDVFLRFERANSKEEREQIKILLLSHPSPEVQAFALRLTKSSSPEQRADGYALLQSYGFSDPDVRTQLQQALNMERDPQVLRAVIQTLHYDPALTNESQGIVSRLGQLIQNPDPAIRSSSLVQLSQWQKGAELETAVYPALNDASVDVRQAAISTLLSSDIRSDRIKNSLMQIVNNNHETPTTRDIALNALGDYTLSPQEINTVMQAKTAIGHPHESRRTVD; from the coding sequence ATGAAAAACTATAATTTGACTCAATTGCTCTGTAGCAGCGGGCTGTGTTTCTTGATCGGTGCGGGTATCAGTTGGTTCATCGTCTCCGCCCCTCCTCCCACGCCAGAAACTGCCATTGAAACCACAGCGATGGACTCCCCAAAACAACAAACTCCAGAAAACAAGTTTCATAAATCTGAGCAAGTCACGATCACCCATGATGGAGCCCCAACACCCACCCCAGCAAAAATAATAGATCCCACAGCCCAACAAGATGTATTTTTGCGCTTTGAGCGTGCGAATTCAAAAGAAGAACGCGAACAAATCAAGATCCTGCTCCTCAGTCATCCCTCACCCGAAGTACAAGCCTTTGCATTACGCCTGACCAAGAGCAGCAGTCCAGAGCAGCGTGCAGATGGCTATGCGTTATTACAATCCTACGGATTCAGTGACCCAGATGTCCGCACGCAACTTCAACAAGCCCTAAACATGGAGCGTGATCCGCAGGTTTTACGCGCAGTGATCCAAACACTACATTACGACCCAGCCCTGACCAATGAGAGCCAAGGCATCGTATCTCGATTGGGTCAGTTAATCCAAAATCCTGACCCTGCGATAAGGAGTAGTAGCCTCGTGCAGCTCAGCCAATGGCAAAAAGGCGCGGAACTAGAAACAGCTGTATATCCCGCATTAAATGATGCCAGTGTCGACGTGCGACAAGCCGCGATCTCGACGCTGTTAAGCAGTGACATCCGCTCAGATCGCATTAAAAACAGCCTAATGCAAATCGTTAATAATAACCATGAGACTCCGACAACTCGAGATATTGCACTCAATGCACTCGGGGACTACACACTGAGTCCACAAGAGATCAATACTGTAATGCAAGCAAAAACCGCTATCGGGCATCCTCATGAAAGCAGACGAACGGTAGACTAA
- a CDS encoding glutamate-5-semialdehyde dehydrogenase codes for MNQAVHQATTQSIEQMMTTLGQQARAASRILAGATTQSKNAALQAISQELQNQQADILAANAIDMQNGRANNLDAALLDRLELTPARFKGMLDGLHDVIALVDPIGAITDLTYRPSGIQLGKMRVPLGVVGMIYESRPNVTLEAASLALKSGNAIILRGGSEAFNSNQAIAKSIQAGLKIANLPESSVQVINTADRAAVGLLITMSDYVDVIIPRGGKGLIERVSREARVPVIKHLDGNCHVFVERQADLVKALPICLNSKTHRYGVCNAMETLLVDAPVAAEFLPQIAALYREKGVELRGDETTRSILSDALPATEQDWYEEYLAPILAIKVVDGLDEAIAHINKYGSHHTDVILTENYGKARRFLNEVDSSSVMINASSRFADGFEYGLGAEIGISTDKIHARGPVGLEGLTSQKWIVLGDGQIRV; via the coding sequence ATGAATCAGGCCGTTCACCAAGCCACTACCCAAAGCATCGAACAGATGATGACGACGCTTGGCCAGCAAGCCCGCGCGGCATCACGCATTCTTGCTGGCGCAACAACGCAAAGCAAAAATGCTGCGCTGCAAGCCATCTCTCAAGAATTACAAAATCAACAAGCCGATATCCTCGCAGCCAATGCGATTGATATGCAAAATGGTCGTGCAAATAACCTTGATGCGGCTTTGCTTGATCGTCTGGAACTGACTCCCGCACGCTTTAAAGGCATGCTCGATGGTCTGCACGATGTCATTGCCTTGGTTGACCCGATTGGTGCGATCACGGATCTGACCTATCGCCCTTCTGGTATTCAACTAGGAAAAATGCGCGTTCCACTGGGTGTGGTTGGCATGATCTATGAGTCACGCCCTAATGTGACCTTAGAAGCAGCATCGCTGGCGCTAAAATCAGGCAATGCCATCATCCTGCGCGGTGGTTCAGAGGCTTTTAATTCAAATCAAGCGATTGCCAAGAGCATTCAGGCCGGACTCAAGATTGCAAACTTGCCGGAGTCTAGCGTGCAGGTGATCAATACCGCTGACCGTGCCGCTGTCGGTTTACTGATCACCATGAGTGATTATGTCGATGTGATCATTCCACGTGGTGGCAAGGGCTTGATCGAACGTGTCAGCCGTGAAGCACGCGTGCCAGTGATCAAGCATTTAGATGGCAACTGCCATGTGTTTGTTGAGCGCCAAGCGGACTTGGTCAAAGCCTTACCGATTTGTCTGAACTCCAAAACCCACCGCTATGGCGTATGTAATGCGATGGAAACCTTATTGGTTGACGCACCTGTTGCGGCTGAATTCTTGCCACAAATTGCGGCACTGTATCGTGAAAAAGGTGTGGAATTGCGCGGTGATGAAACTACGCGTAGCATCTTGAGTGATGCACTTCCAGCGACTGAGCAAGATTGGTATGAAGAATATCTTGCACCGATTCTTGCCATTAAAGTGGTTGATGGCTTAGATGAAGCCATTGCTCATATTAATAAGTATGGTTCACACCATACCGATGTCATCCTGACTGAGAACTATGGCAAAGCCCGTCGTTTCTTGAATGAAGTTGACTCAAGCTCGGTGATGATCAATGCATCCAGCCGTTTTGCTGATGGCTTTGAGTATGGTTTGGGTGCCGAGATTGGTATTTCAACCGATAAGATCCATGCCCGCGGACCTGTAGGTCTTGAAGGTCTGACGTCGCAGAAATGGATTGTACTTGGGGATGGTCAGATTCGGGTGTAA
- a CDS encoding alpha/beta fold hydrolase, whose protein sequence is MDKVVQHIDTFPFYTEYNRGALKESPRVHWINGWKVEFLAFANEATRHLPPVVILGGAFQNFNSYKYCVEPLLETGSVILVDLPSLGSNDQVHNLVTGERSLDLDIGDLAQILGDWTNSVHLNKVSMMGMSLGSVIAANFAAAHPDKMSRLVLMGVMQQTRKSWRMLIQEACDLLHENRMVEFGQAMVLFLVNHARMKETRMSPTARKLFFQQMSNFGLNERLRYEINANRLLRIKHVPSPSCQTLVATGQYDSFTLPHENAKFALSCPHMQFALIKNADHVPQLQKRRETLELFTTFLRGEPIDQLDGIMPMSREELQQMDRRGEERVKLVDSTCQMTHRTKVDFNMTVNVVDLTYFGLLLEAGSEANAAAILAEPRDLSIHLPSVDSEGNVSTERLSIECLIFEQVGTQVRALLKHGNFETSDRLSAMLTSRAVIRD, encoded by the coding sequence ATGGATAAAGTTGTGCAACACATTGATACTTTTCCATTTTATACAGAATACAATCGAGGCGCTCTCAAAGAAAGTCCCCGTGTACATTGGATCAATGGCTGGAAGGTTGAATTTCTTGCATTTGCAAATGAAGCTACCCGTCATTTACCGCCTGTCGTGATTTTAGGTGGCGCATTTCAAAATTTTAATTCTTATAAATACTGTGTCGAGCCATTACTTGAGACAGGTTCTGTCATTCTTGTGGATTTACCCTCTCTCGGCAGTAATGATCAGGTTCATAATTTGGTCACGGGTGAGCGCTCATTGGATTTAGACATTGGTGATCTTGCTCAAATTTTAGGAGATTGGACCAATTCCGTTCATTTAAATAAAGTCTCCATGATGGGCATGTCGCTAGGTTCGGTCATTGCGGCAAACTTTGCTGCTGCACATCCAGACAAAATGTCGCGTTTGGTGCTGATGGGCGTGATGCAGCAAACCCGCAAAAGCTGGCGGATGCTGATTCAGGAAGCATGTGATTTATTACATGAAAATCGCATGGTAGAGTTTGGTCAAGCCATGGTTTTGTTTTTGGTCAATCATGCCCGAATGAAAGAAACCCGCATGTCTCCGACTGCACGGAAGCTGTTTTTTCAGCAAATGTCTAACTTTGGCCTGAATGAACGGCTGCGCTACGAGATTAATGCTAATCGCTTGCTTCGTATCAAACATGTACCGAGTCCAAGCTGTCAAACCTTGGTGGCCACGGGTCAATATGATAGCTTTACCTTACCGCACGAAAATGCCAAGTTCGCATTAAGCTGCCCACATATGCAATTTGCCCTGATCAAAAATGCCGATCATGTGCCGCAATTGCAAAAAAGACGTGAAACTCTGGAACTCTTTACCACATTCTTACGTGGAGAACCCATTGATCAGCTCGACGGCATCATGCCGATGAGTCGTGAAGAGCTCCAACAAATGGATCGTCGCGGTGAAGAGCGGGTTAAACTGGTTGATTCGACATGTCAGATGACACACCGAACCAAAGTTGATTTTAATATGACAGTCAACGTCGTGGATCTTACGTATTTTGGTTTATTGCTTGAAGCGGGCAGTGAAGCGAATGCCGCTGCGATACTCGCTGAGCCACGTGACTTATCGATCCATTTGCCGTCTGTGGATAGCGAAGGCAATGTCTCCACTGAAAGGCTTTCTATCGAATGTCTGATCTTTGAGCAAGTAGGTACGCAAGTGCGCGCGTTACTTAAGCATGGTAACTTTGAAACCTCAGATCGTTTGTCAGCGATGTTAACCAGTCGCGCGGTCATACGCGACTAA
- a CDS encoding class I SAM-dependent methyltransferase, with the protein MSKQSIPQKPPVAESPHRHISFTAHYTGYIWFQEGISHPVLASSKGRFLAKMVSPLESWAELIIGDSMRSTLRQRHQLIDRQLDRFLAAHPDAQVLEIATGLSPRGWRYRQKHPNLVYVEADLPDMAAAKRSALMQIENPQPRIEAVDLFGEGFQQLLSTFDESKPLVIISEGLVNYFTKDMLHDLWTQLSTGLRRFKVGIYLTDIYPEPITRRLGRLIWQSSKLLRIMSRSAFAFHFISPVEIIDAMKQAGFSDIKVFQPAFENSNSVGNSDAENQKTKHLGDLVWVIEAKA; encoded by the coding sequence GTGTCAAAACAATCCATACCTCAGAAGCCTCCTGTGGCAGAATCCCCACATCGTCATATTTCTTTTACAGCGCACTACACGGGTTATATCTGGTTTCAAGAGGGTATCTCACACCCCGTACTGGCCAGCAGTAAAGGTCGCTTCCTCGCCAAGATGGTCAGCCCACTGGAATCATGGGCAGAGCTCATCATCGGTGACAGCATGCGCTCGACCCTGCGCCAACGACATCAGTTGATTGATCGTCAACTGGATCGATTTCTGGCAGCGCACCCAGATGCACAGGTACTAGAAATTGCGACCGGACTTTCACCACGCGGTTGGCGCTATCGCCAGAAACATCCCAATCTGGTCTATGTCGAAGCCGATTTACCGGATATGGCCGCAGCCAAACGCAGCGCTTTAATGCAGATAGAGAACCCACAGCCCCGCATAGAAGCCGTCGATTTATTTGGTGAGGGATTTCAGCAGCTTCTGAGCACATTTGATGAGAGCAAGCCCTTGGTCATTATTAGCGAAGGGCTGGTCAATTATTTTACCAAAGACATGCTACACGATTTATGGACACAACTCTCAACAGGACTGCGTCGCTTTAAAGTCGGCATTTATCTGACCGATATCTATCCCGAACCAATTACCCGCCGCTTAGGAAGACTGATTTGGCAAAGCAGTAAACTGCTAAGGATCATGTCAAGGAGTGCATTTGCCTTTCACTTCATCTCGCCTGTAGAAATCATCGATGCGATGAAGCAGGCTGGATTTTCTGACATCAAAGTTTTTCAACCTGCCTTTGAAAATAGCAACTCTGTAGGAAACTCGGATGCTGAAAACCAAAAAACCAAGCACCTTGGGGACTTGGTTTGGGTGATTGAAGCAAAAGCGTAA
- the nagZ gene encoding beta-N-acetylhexosaminidase produces the protein MIGSLMLDIAGLTLTQDDQQLLKEPQVGGLILFGRNVASPQQVRDLTDSIRAVRPDILIAVDQEGGRVQRLRDGFTRLPAMGMLGQLYDIDPDEALSAAATAGWLMASEVLAVGIDFSFAPVLDVNGISHVIGDRGFHAHKDIVIQLSRAFMQGMHRAGMATTGKHFPGHGSVEADSHVAAPVDHRTLDEIRAQDMTVFFEVADQLDALMPAHVIYPQVDPNPAGFSKHWLQDIVRGEMGFDGVLFSDDLTMQAACVAGGAGARILAALHAGCDMGLVCNDRAAALDALHAVVDAPMPNQARLAKMRGKLGTLNLIDGSIALGDEWEIANMQARAIRERFAT, from the coding sequence ATGATCGGCTCACTGATGTTAGATATTGCGGGGCTGACGCTCACACAGGATGATCAACAATTACTCAAGGAACCGCAAGTCGGTGGTCTGATCTTATTTGGTCGCAACGTGGCAAGCCCACAGCAAGTTCGCGACTTAACCGATAGCATCCGTGCCGTCCGCCCCGATATCCTGATCGCCGTCGATCAAGAAGGCGGCCGAGTACAACGTTTGCGTGATGGTTTCACCCGTTTGCCGGCTATGGGCATGCTGGGTCAACTCTATGACATTGATCCCGATGAAGCACTCAGCGCTGCGGCAACTGCGGGTTGGCTGATGGCAAGTGAAGTACTGGCGGTCGGGATTGATTTTAGTTTTGCGCCCGTGCTGGATGTGAATGGCATCAGTCACGTTATTGGTGATCGCGGTTTTCATGCGCATAAAGATATCGTCATTCAACTATCGCGCGCGTTTATGCAAGGCATGCACCGTGCAGGCATGGCCACGACAGGGAAACACTTCCCCGGTCATGGCTCAGTCGAAGCCGACTCGCATGTGGCCGCTCCTGTCGATCACCGCACACTGGATGAAATTCGCGCACAAGACATGACCGTGTTTTTTGAGGTCGCCGATCAACTGGATGCCCTCATGCCCGCACATGTGATCTACCCGCAAGTCGATCCCAATCCTGCAGGTTTCTCTAAGCATTGGCTGCAAGATATTGTCCGTGGTGAAATGGGTTTTGATGGCGTGCTGTTTTCTGACGATCTGACTATGCAAGCGGCTTGTGTGGCGGGCGGTGCAGGCGCGCGTATCCTTGCCGCACTCCATGCAGGCTGTGACATGGGACTGGTGTGTAATGACCGCGCAGCTGCTCTGGATGCGCTGCATGCGGTGGTAGATGCGCCCATGCCAAACCAAGCAAGACTCGCCAAAATGCGAGGTAAACTCGGTACATTAAACCTGATCGATGGATCAATTGCCTTGGGCGATGAATGGGAAATCGCAAACATGCAAGCACGCGCCATTCGCGAGCGTTTTGCAACCTAA